In Porites lutea chromosome 8, jaPorLute2.1, whole genome shotgun sequence, the genomic stretch GAAACGCGAAGTTCAAGCTCGCGACCTTCCACTCtgcaatccagcgatctataaaCTGAGCTAAAAAGATTTACGATATTTACTGAAGCATGATTTGCTTGAATTCATTTACTAGGTGCTATGCAGGTCAAGGATTTTGCTGTTTTCCTCCTAACACTGCTGTCTACGACCGTTATTGCCTATCCTGGCGTTCCAAGCAAGATAGCTGACCCGATAGACAAATGGGCTCCGTTGGTGAAGCTTGCTCAAAATGAGACGTGGAGGCCATCTAGTGTCGACTTCTTCCTGTCGCATTGTAAGATGGAAGGGTGCAGTGACCAGCCCAACCCCTCTGTGCTGACAAGTTCCAACCTGGAGAGGTGCAACAGAGACAGTTACCTTACCACCAAAGAGCGCCTTAGCTGCCCTTCCTGCACAGAGCCTGTTGTTTTTCTTGGTCAAGATCCAAGTGTGGTGCCAGTGTACGTCATCTACAGagagcataacaattttttaGATATCGCCTACTGGATGTTATTCCCGTACAATCGCGGGAAGCAGGTCTGCATTGGATTTTTTCAGAAAGGGTGCTTTATTTGCCCGGAGTTTTTGGGCCGGTGTCCTTGCGGAGGGAATCTGGGCTGCATTGGAGTTCCTTCATCCCTTTTTCACCACGTTGGAGATTGGGAAAAAGTTATAGTACGTTTTCGGAAAATCAACACACACTATCAGATCTACTCCATTTGGCTGTCGATCCATAACGACGAAATCACAGCCAAGTTTGGTGGAGAATTCCTCTGGAAAGATGGCTATTTCCAGAAGAGAGATCAAACTGTGGCAATGTATAATGGTACTCATGCAGTGGTCTACTGTGCCAAGGGTTCACATGGAATGTGGCCTGATCCTGGACGTCACGTTTGGTTAAACGTTACGAACGGAGACTCTCTAGAGGATGAGGCCAGCAGTGGTAAAATTTGGCACACATGGAAACATTTAAAGCCTGTCCAATACCATCCTGATGGCAAATACAGCGGCGAGTTCAAGTTCATGGGATTCCAAGGCCAGTGAGGAAACCGGAAGCGCGGCTGTGCCATCGTAGAATTGTTCATTAAGGAATGCCAGCTCAACAGCGGTCCAATAGGTCCCTCTCGCTTCCCTAACTTTGAAACTTAGTTGCAGTTCTCTCTAGCTAAGTGTTATTTGTTAAATAATTCAAGTGCTACTTAGACTCGTATGATGAGAAGTACTGTATTAAAAATTTTGGCattcaattgttttttgaacCGGTTAGGCCTCGtagtttttgaactgtttgtgtgaTTCCGTATGAACGGAATACCTCAAAGTAGGAGCCAGTTTCAACCGGTTGAAAATTCTTCCAGTAGTGTGTCAACGTAACCGAAATTAGTGCTGGGTCAGAGGAAACAGGTTATAGAAATAAAACAATTCGACAAGCTAGATCAGTTCTGTTGCTTTGGCGCTTCTCATTCCAGAGAAAGTTTAATTCCTCGATATTCCCATGATTATTTGCATACCTAGCACAACTAAATAAGCATAAAAGTTAGTTTGATTGGCAGTTAACTTAAGTAGGCCGTGATAATTCCTGTGTAAATGAAAACTAAGGCAAGTATTATTTGTCCAGTGGGCTGTGCACAGTAGTGTGGATcacgttcctttttttttcaaagaggggataaaaattttccaaaatagaAAACTTAAAAGTACCTTGTTTTCAGTAAGCAATAAACAACTGACTGATTTTTTTATAAGTAATAGATAATTCACTTTATAACGTTTTATATATAAATTTAGCCAATTTAGCCGTGGGGACGCACGGGTGGACGGAGGtagggtcacgtgactaccaaattttttttcggaTGGATAGACAACCAAATTCTCTTAGCTATGGGTCTCCGCGCTCGCGTGGAGCTCCCCCATAAACTTGTGTTGTAATGACCAGTGAGTAATTCCAAAATTATTTTAGTTCATTGCGCTTTCGTGAAGTGTCGTGATCGTATACATCACACATATGAAATGTAAAGGAGTCGAGGATATTGTTGTAATCTTGGTCAATTCTGTCATTACTTACAGAGCCCCCGGCTTTTACCCATATACAAATTTCACGTAGAGTTATGAAGATATGAATCAAATTTTACCAGACAGCGGTAACGATAATAATTTTGAGGTGACTTTTGCAGGCAttgcattaaaacttgaaaaaaaaaatggcaaaatgttttcaagtttctGATCtatgtccaattttttttccttaacatCCGTAGCGACAGACGCTGTGACAGGAAATATGTTTCGATGCCTaaatatctagccggatttttgaaaacgatacCGCCAAATGGACCTTATTTTCCGTCCAGCATTTGTTTTTCGGCCAAAAAATATCTCCAAAATAGCCactataaaaactaagagtgcaaccattgcttgtaattttttttttctctgcctttccttctcctcgcaCTTCCTTTATCTCGTTTCTTTTTCCTTCGTTACtatgattttggagcttctcgggcCCAAAAAACCCTGCCTTTTAACGCCTTTttactcaaatgactgcaaatttcgttaggctgcatggttttccaaaaattgctAGATACAGTTTACAACAcaagataaataaacaaaactggACTGTTATTTTTGTAATTGAAATGATGCAAAGACACGTGTTATCCTTTCGCAGCAAtgtagaatttaaaaaaaacaaatttcgtGAGAGGCCCTTAACACTGCTAGATTTAAATTATCCCTCTAAGCAGATTTagctgtggacgaaatcctatggcgGTGTTACCATTTAAATAGAAAACTTCCTTGGGAGAATTTTATCATCGTCCTATTTATTTCCTAGGAATTTAAAAAAcgaaatttgaactttttttgaccttttttgGTCACTATTAGGAGAAAATTTTAGGGTCAGTTAACTTAAGGCAGAATTTTGCAACAATTTCCTTGATTATTTACATAGCTGGGACAACTATCTAAGCTATGTTTTAGTGATTTGACTTGCAGTTAACTTAGTCAAAACAATCCGTTACGATAATTTGTTTATAAACTCGATGTAAATGAAAAATTGATTAGTATTATGTGCTCAGTGAATTGTGTAGTGTTAGTGTGATTCACATTCATGACTGCCCAGTAGAATAAAATAAAGTGGAAcatctattcaggggacacactCTGGACTGAGGCAAGCGTCCGCTGAATAGAGGTtgggctggggtttgttaataataaaCCAACaaactaaatatttttcttttagtctACCTTGGAATCTGCTGCAGTCATTATTCCAAGCAGCTAGATAAAGccggtttaaaaaaaaatcacgattAACGTTTCTCAGTGATATTTTGTGTTGATTTCCCGGCACAAGTGCAGTACATCGATTAAGTGAGATTGTTCATGGTGTGAAAGCAATTATCATTGTAATTTAGTACACACTTAAACTTATCAACCctctttgtggtcagtcacGTTTTGATTACTAGAGTGTCCCCTCAAAAGAGGTTTTCTGAGAAAAGAACCATTTAGATTAATGAATGTAGGTAATTTTATCCTTCGAGTTTTTCCATGATTCTTTGTATAGCTGAcacaattaaaaaaacataaaagatAATTTGATCGGCAGTTAAAGAAGGCCGTTAGTTTTACGTTTTTCCTTACAATTCTTATGTGAATGAACCGCCTAGGGCAAGTTTGTATTGGTTCAGAGTTGTTTAATTTAGCGGACTGTGTAGAGTAAGTGtggacaattaaaaaaaaaacacggtgatcagagtttaaaaataataataacaaaatacaGGTTGTATACTTAGAACGTTTATCCCACAATCGGTTTACAGATATAAGCTTTagataaatgaaattaaaattgaGTCCAGCCAAGAAGCTTTCATAGGTGTTATGACCTCCTTcccttttgttgttgtttttcaattttgctttgtttcagtCTTTCCACACCAGAAAATGTTAAACATCACTGCTCTGTTAATTCAACGTAtcccatcctcttttttttgcGGCAAATTGATTGAAGTCAGTATACACATACAACCGTCCTTTGTATGGCGAAGCTCCGCGGACTGAGCCTATACAATAGCAAGTTCAGTGGATCGAAAACTTGACAAATAATGTTCCTGCTTGTAAAAGTGAAAAAggaattcaaaaacaaaaacaacgcaAATAAACAGTAAAGAAAACAGTAAAGTTTACTAAAATAAAACATAGACGGACGACTGTGCACTCAGTCTGTGATCCCTCCCTCTTTCAAGATCTCCTTTTCCAAAACGGATAAGTTTTCACAAGTTTGAGGCGAGTACGTTAAAACACCACTGTATTCACATATTGCTCAATATCGATATCATTGCATTCTTTTAACGAAAACGTTTTTAGCTTCCCTAAATCTCACGAATTGTCATTAACGGGGTGAGAGCTGTATTTACTCAAGAGTCGATATATTTTGtcatgatttttttctgaaattgatACTTTATTCTTTGCTGACGCCCTTAATCACTAAGCCATCAGCCATAACTTAGCTTATAGTGCTATATAGTTAAGCCGTGATATATAGTTGTACCGTGGAACGATCACGGCTTAACTTCAACTGAGCTAGCGCTGAGATCGAGAGAAATTTTTTCCGtccctctcccgtctcgcgccttcagtcacacAGGTTAAGCCAACCTCgtcgccccacccattttttgagggaaaagccctggggacgaggttgaggtTAAGCCTTtcattagactacgagtagtccccatttttcctcagggatagcagagcgagcgaaacgcgagcgcgcgtaaaAATCATTCCACGCGAGAAAAAGCGACACGCGGAGGGGATTTTCtcttcgctcgctctactatccctgaggaaaatggcgactactcgtagtctaccctTTCATTCACTGGCACATTATGGCGACATTATTTGTTAATTCTGACTTCTCAACCTGCAGATAAAATCTATGTGgtattaccattcaaataaaacctcttgaCAGAACATTTGCATGGTCCTATTTATTTCCAAGTATTTTAGAAaacgagatttttttttttttttttttttgtaattattttttttgcgaCTATTATGAGTGAGTTATACGACCAGTTAAGACTAAATTTTGCGACTATTTCCTTGATTATTTACCTAGCTGGCACAACTAACTAAACGCTATTTTAGTAAGTAATTTGACTTGTAGTTAAAGAAGTCAAAGTATATAGTAGGCCgttaataaatttgtttacaattttgaggcaaatgaaaaataactgagataagAACTGATTATTTTCAGTGGCTTTTGTAAAGTGTTAGTATGGCACATTCTCTtagaaaaaattatcaggtGAAAAAAATGTTGAGTCTAGGCTGGCAGTCTTGATTAGTGCTTATTGTCCTCTTTCCCAAGGTTACATTACATCTTTTAAAGTTTCAAACTAGTTCGTGCTCCTGCGGTATTTTGGAACTTGTAGAATCAAACTATATGCCCTTCAGTTCCTTCAACTGTCACTTCTCAGACTTCTTACCAGGAAATCGCAGTGAATACTGCTTTCAACGCACATGACAGATTTGTAGAAAAAGATTTCGAACGTTTCACCAagattaagggcctgtttacctGGAGGTGGGGCACCCCAGAtgggtgaggtaacatgtggcgggtcaccccacctataatgtaaacgtgatcaacttaaaatgagggattatatggacaggtgggttactTAGGTTTCCCTAAGCGGGAAGCGATTGTAAGAATTTTAGGAAGTATTTTGTTTACATTCTCTTACACATTCTATTGAATTTATCGAGAATTCGCTCAAATTCAAACCACTTCCATAAAGTCTGGGTTGCCTGTGGTTAAGGAGTAAGGGTCTCGGTAACATCTGTAAACATGGAGAACTAGAAGGCTGgtataggccacttgcactaagagatcacgtgaccaatgcttcctttaaacaatgagttggaatcttgctgatgccaaaaattgacagagcacataaaaattatcttacacccgaaatttgataggaaacgcatttaagggagatattttatggcactttgattttgcagcaaagtagtatgatttgtattggctgccatgttggagggcatgcttttgccctccaacatggcggccaaaactacttcttgcttatatcttgttcaacgtttcctatttacgctcagatgtgctgtaaacgttatcacatcatctttccaacattttccttgaagtttaagtgcaaaatttgtgttctgagagaggtaattcataattttaaaaatcacattttggtcacgtgaccattcacgaacttattcattttaagaaaatggttcgggtttgaaaaaccaaatcaccattatgcacctatcaatgtaaagccggaggggggggggggggggcagggcatggggtggggatttgattgtctttgttgtccctggggtagggcatttgactgatcttgttctcccggggcacgggatatttgaatctttcttcacccgacgtggagatatttgactgccgactcggacgaaaaagactgagaccaaacatatgtttcccgcttccacgcttcacgcatgcgccatatggtttgaaaagatcaggaagtcatggaggccaataagaacaagcgaaggctgagtggatttcactgttttgtcttcagatttcgtttgttttagcgtgtttttgatcaattgaacctcttaaaatactgtggtatcaaagtaaacggaagtaaagagaaaccaagtcgatttttgcaagtacaattaattagtgtatggctcattcgctacaatcactgtaaacttataaaactgacgttctttgtaccctttactgAGAACGGTATATTtagacttacaaaatgtggactttctcctaaaggtttatgtattctacgcagtgtaacacggattatggttaaaacgtgtaattgcagctgtaacaggaacatgtatctctggtgatgcagcaacgtttataaaagattgcagagttttatttggaaatatttttattgtgcctttcttaggTTCTGTCTTGGGATTAACAGCAATGTGTAGcctggggtggggaaatttggttgcatttgactggaatgatttgcccgtgggcagggtttttgattgcaaatttttgaaaaaagtcaaatccccaccctatgccctgcctccccccaagccggcattacattgataggtgcattattttgtttaagatatgacccactaatcgtttttcgaaggcaaaatcatataactttcattttcataaaaacgatgtcacatgacttcttagtgcaaatggcctattgctagccgaaatattgttatgtaaaaacaatacacgttgttctgaatcagctttgcagtagtctttggacttgtcgtttttggttcttaatatttggctgattagatctctggAGATCCAACGTTTATAACAAGTaagatcttcgtccacggtttttgccgTTATTTTAAATCcgttattatatatttttaaacgCTTTAATAGTTTATGGCAGGAGCctatcaaatggagcctccatctcccatacatgcctttggagtcaaccctttcccgagtagatttataattagaacggttcccaggggagacttcgcgcgccgacggtgggaagagccaatcacaacgactAAATGACACTGGTATTGTACTTCATGAAACAGCTGGAAATCCGGTgctgacaggccaaacaaaatcataagctagtgaaacgtgactttggcgttttcatccctcagagattttctttcttttctttctagcgggtagattatactgtggagagttttaaactcttactatgttaatcttaattttggttacTTGTCTCACATTTAtaagaggccatgaagctggtctgttacatgcgtaatgattaactactacctgcagtctgtagttttgacaggattcgttttctttagccaatttttttgagcgttaaggttcttatttcggctaaatgactcaatattaatcaaatttctagtttttcaagtttttcccCGAAATGCGTTTGTCTGAATAAATACTATActgtggttgttttgtccgtcagtTAGTGTGATGATTtcctgctatgttttgtaacgccgagcccagccattgttttctcgcgAAAAAGTAatctacagatgcgaattcgaaggaaagaattggcctaaacttctacattaaTTGCTGAGAATTctcctgttagtcagtcataattctttgggcgcagatacaatccattttgtttttcttgaaataagagggtctttggactggagcgcgatgtcacaaattccaccgttagcaaattacttttgagttagcttcacggttgagcaactgttgtcttcggttcaacttttcaagtgccagttttatcaggcaactctcatggtgatacaagtcaagtgtaaaggaagactgcaatttttctGAAGCATTCCTCCTTggttgctacttaggtcatcgcttttgcacgcggtgcttaactggcgaaatccactccacggcgataacaaaaatcaaatgatcctggcactttttcggcgctgatcatcgaagAGTTtcaaatcgtccacagaacgcttaatcgtcgactcttttcaaggtgcatgcttaaatgtgggatgtatgacggcaaaaaaaaacaaaaacaaacactcgCAAAGAACCTTTCCGTGATcctcagttcgctgcctttgtcccatcgcttaatgctcagtctcagtcgggtaattcattaacttttatttcatcccagatcccagcggctgtaaaactgtaaaaatggacgtatagtaaaaaaagaaaacggtcGAAagacgggcttctgagttcgacttcatccaacttaATTTTTCTCACGGTGAgatacgagactcacggaaatatgacacttttcgcgggaaacaagccgttctatttataaatctactcgggaaagggttgactcaagaaattaatggagatggaggctccatttgatgggctcctgtttatgGTACTGCCAAGAGCCATATATGAAAAATATACGAAAAACTCGTATATCTGCTCAAATTTGGCTCGACTTCAAGTCTCTTATGATCAAATGACGACGTCACCTCTCGCAAGAATAAAAACAGAGAGTCAGAATGCGGAAGTCTCTGCATGTAATGCGTGCCTAGGCGACGCCCAGGCAATGCCCAGGCAATGCCCAGGCATGCGCGCCTATCAACAAACAATCCCATGACACACTGCGATTGCAGCAATGGCGGATGTTAGTGACGCTGTTCTTGTCATACACAAATTCTAACTTTTCCTGTAGAATTCCCATCGCATTATAACATCTGTTGTTTCAAGTTCATTTCTAGAAGCATATGGAGATGTATCAAGGTTGCACGCCGGGTTTTCCTCCTCTCCCGCAAGGCTGGGAGATGAAAGTTGACCCAAGTTCTGGAAGACCGTTCTTTATTGATCACAAAACGAGAACTACTTCGTGGGAAGATCCGAGGGCCCAAAAGCCATACTCGGTGAGTATGaaggttttgaaaaaattcagcTTTTTTAGCACGGTTCAAGAAGAAAAGGCACGCTCAATGCAACTCTTTTGGGAAATTTTACCGAAAAAGACTTTAAGAAATTGATTGCACAACTATAAGGTTAATACTATAAGCTTACATAAAAACTGTTCAATAATCGAATGACTTGCTGTCCTTTAGTACCCATGGTCGTCTACCGGTTTGCTGAATTGTGGCAAGTAATTCGCTTATGAAAGA encodes the following:
- the LOC140945134 gene encoding uncharacterized protein, whose protein sequence is MQVKDFAVFLLTLLSTTVIAYPGVPSKIADPIDKWAPLVKLAQNETWRPSSVDFFLSHCKMEGCSDQPNPSVLTSSNLERCNRDSYLTTKERLSCPSCTEPVVFLGQDPSVVPVYVIYREHNNFLDIAYWMLFPYNRGKQVCIGFFQKGCFICPEFLGRCPCGGNLGCIGVPSSLFHHVGDWEKVIVRFRKINTHYQIYSIWLSIHNDEITAKFGGEFLWKDGYFQKRDQTVAMYNGTHAVVYCAKGSHGMWPDPGRHVWLNVTNGDSLEDEASSGKIWHTWKHLKPVQYHPDGKYSGEFKFMGFQGQ